The following nucleotide sequence is from Psychroserpens sp. Hel_I_66.
TCATCAAGCACGTAATCACCTGAATTTAATACCACATCAATAATCTGTTTTCTCATAATACCCTTTAAACATCCATCCTCTAAAGGCGGAGTCTTTATATTTTCTCCAGAGATGAGAAATAAATTACCATTTAATGCCTCAATGACTTTTTTATCCGTATTGAGTAAAAGGCAATTTTCCAGCTCGTTTTCTTCTGCATAAATACTTCCTAGTACATTGATTGCCTTATTGTTAGTTTTTAAGGTTGATAACAATCCTGGTGAGACAAAATAGTCTTTAAATAAATCTACAGTGTAGCTAGATGCATTTGATAATGCATAAAAATCTTGTTTTAAAATCTCCGCATTGATACTGTAGTTAATATTTTTTTTCTTCGGAAGATATTTACCTCCTTCTCCTCTATCTACATTAATTCTAACTCTTGCAGTTGCCTTTGATAATTGGTTAGCCTTAACGGTTTTTAAAATTTCAGATTCTAGATATTCCATTGTGAAATTCATTGGGATTTCCATACGCATGATTCTCATGGAAGCCATTAACCTAAAATAGTGGTCTTCCCAAAACAAAATCTTACCGTGAACGACTTTAAGAGTCTCAAAGAGGGCGTCACCGTATTTATAACCTCTGTTTTCCGAAGAAATAAAATTTAAATTTTCAATTAGATTACCGTTAAAATTTATCATAAAAAAAGTCTCGATTTTTAGTCGAGACAAATATAAAATTAATATTACGTAGAGGTTCTATGCAGAACCTAAAACTTGTTTTAAATCTGAAATTTGATTATCCCAAAGCATTTTAGCTTCTTCAACCTCATCTTCATCTGTAAAATCTGTTACTATTATAGAAACGTCCTTAGTGATCTCATCTACCTGGATCCTAATTTCAAAAAAGTACGAATTACCTTCTTCATCGTCACTCATCCATCTAAATTTGATGCGTTCTCCACTTTTTTTGCTTACTAACTTTGCTTTTTCTTCGCTACCATCCCAAATAAAGGTAAAAAATTCTCCTCTAGAATTTACGTTATCTGCAAACCATTCTGATAATCCAGATGGCGTTGATATATATTGATATAAAAGTTGAGGGGAGGCGTGAATTACGAATTCCATCTCAATTTTAACTTTGTCTTCCATAGATATAATATTATGTGGTCAATATATACATTAATTGTTGAGTTTAAAACTAAAAATCAAAAAAAATAATTTGCACATTTTATGTTTGCTCACATAAATATTGTTTTTATATTTGCACCCTCATAAATGGCGAGGTAGCTCAGTCGGTTAGAGCGTCGGATTCATAACCCGGAGGTCACGAGTTCAATTCTCGTTCTCGCTACAGTCTTAATCGGTTTCAAACAAAAGGTTTAGTTCACTCTAAACCTTTTTTTTATGATTACATTAAATGACTTTATTACCTTTGAACACGATTTGGAACACGATTCAGAACACGATTTGGCACACAAAAAAGATTTTTCCGTACCTAAGATATATAGCGCCAATGGCGATCTATCTAAGAGATGGTACGTGCGTTTCTCTTTTAGGAATCCAGATACTGGCAAACTTGAAAGACAAAACAACATTTATGGCAATGCCAATAACTATACAAATAAGGAAGATAGGTTGGCATTGTTATCCCGCTACCGTAGAAGACTTTTAAAACTACTTAAGGCAGGTTACAACCCGAACATAGATAATACCGAGTTTCATAAATCTCAGTTGCTTAAAACCGATCTAAAAAATTCTTTGGCTGAAAAAAACGAAAAGTCATTTGTACCGCAAATTGAATATCCAAAAGCCACATCTAAACTCAAGCCTTCTGAAACTATCTCTAAAACCGAATTAAAAGAAGATACACCAGATGATTTAGGGATGCCAATTAGAGAAGCTCTTGATTTTAGTTTAAAAATCAAGGAAAAACAAATTGGTGCTCGATCACATAAAGATTATGAATACACCAGTAACGCTTTGGTTAAATGGCTCGAAGAAAACAGACCCAAAATCAAATCTATTGAGCAGATCAATAAAAAAGCTGCACTGGATTTTCTAAACTCCGTATTGTTGAGATCTAGTTCTAGAAACAGAAATAATATCAGACTTCACTTGAGTAGCCTTTTTCAAACACTAGAGGATAATGAGATAATTAGTTCCAATCCCATTAAAAAGATTCCTGCATTGCGAAGTATTCCCAAACGTAATAAATCCTATACCACCGAAGAACACAAAAAGATCTTTGATTATTTAAAAGGCGAAGACCCTATACTTCTACTCTATATTAAATTTATCAGTTATAATTTATTGAGACCGGTGGAAGTTTGCAGATTGAGGGTAAGGGATGTTAATGTAAAGGACAAAACACTGCAATTTAAAGCTAAGAATAGTCCGTTAAAGACTAAACTAATTCCGCAGATCATATTAGAAGAATTACCCGATTTAAGTAAATTAAATCCAGATGCTTTTCTATTCACTCCTATAAAAATTGGCGGTGAATGGGATACTGCGGATGTAAATAAGAGTAATTATTTCTCTAAGCGTTTTAAGAATGTTGTAAAGGATCATTTTAATCTAGATAAAGACCAAACCCTTTATAGTTTTAGACATACATTCATTACGATTTTATACCAATCTCTTGTCAAAAACTCATCTCCTCATGCAGCTAAAAGTGAGTTGATGGGGATTACTGGACATTCTACCATGGATGCTCTAGAAAAGTATTTGAGAGATATTGATGCTGTTTTACCAAAGGACTATTCTAAACATTTGAATAATGATTGATACTACGGATATTCTAAACGCCAACATCATCCAGAAATATTTATTTTATATACCTAGCTCTGTACATTCAAAAGTTGAAAATTCAGTACTAAAAGGTTTTATACCCAAAGAGGGCTATGATGATATTGTATATTACAAGGAAAAAGGAAATGCGATTTCAAATGATCTGGAAAGCATAATTATACCTGAAATCCTTACCAAAGAAAGAATTTTGAAAAAGAACTTGGTGCTCTTATTGGATACCAAATCAAAAATTAGTCCTTCGGTATTTGACATGATCTTGGAAGATTACATAAAATACATCAACGGTCACCAATACATTACCACTTGGATGCATGAAAATATTAGATCTGTTTTCCCAGATGTAAACGATATAATTATAAATGCTTTTAAAATTCAGGCAGATTATTTCACTCAACACTGCTTAAAAGTGAAACATCAATTTCGAATTGAGAAACGAGAATCAAAGATTAGTGATACTGAAATTTTCAAAACTTTAAAATCTCAGTTTTCAAGACCTAACGCGACACCGAATCCTATCGTTTTTGGGAAACATAAGGAATCAAAAAAAGAAAAGACTACTCCTACTAAGAAGAGAAAAATATCTTTCACTGATGAAGAGATTGATGATTTTTTGTTAGAGACTGTATTTAATGTTAAGCTGTAATTTTTGAGTACAATTGTAATCAATAATTCTAAAATTTCAGAAAAATTTACTAATTTAGCGTCAAACAAACGTTTATTATACGCTAAATGAAAGATTCTGAATTTTATATCTGTAAGTACTGTTATCAAGAATTTACCCCAAAAAGACGACGAGTACAGAAGTTTTGCAGCAATACTTGTCGTTCTAAAGCTCATCATGCGAGGAAGACAAAAAAAGTTTCAGGCATAACCAAATCCGAAAAACTTTCAGTTCCCGATAATATACCTGCTCCTAAAAAAGAGGGTATGTCCATGGCTGGTGTTGGAAATGCTGCTACTGGAACTCTAGCTGCACAAGCCTTAACAAAATTATTCACAAAAGAATCCAACAAACCTGCCACTAAAGGTGATCTAATTCAACTAGTGGAAAAATTGAATGGTAGATATCATTTAATAACTAATATGAATCCAAATTTTAAAGGTGAATATCCTTATTTTGATTTAGTGGATGGTATTTTGATTTATATTAAGACTATGTAGCCTTTATTCAGGACGGGTCAGCATTGTGTACAACGGTCTTATATATAGCTCTTAGCGTGCAAATTAGAAAATATTTTCGGATTAATCACGAGCCCAATTTTTTAATTTTTCTTATTATCTTTTCTCAATAAGCCAAATTAAAAAATTTGGCGGACTAGCAAATATGCCCAATCTTCGATTCAGTAACTAATAGCTATGAGTTATATACAGCTTTGTTGTAAGTAGTGCTTTTTAAGTTCTGCTTGGTTTTCTGATGTTTGTTATTTAGTTCTGAATTGAGCGTTGGCAAGACATACTCTTTTGCAATTTTGGGCTTGTGTTTTGGCTGAAGTGAATTGCAAATGTGTATGGCTTATGCTTTGGCATTATTCGGTTCTGATTTTAACAATTCACGTGCAAAATCAATAAAAAATTTATATGCTTTTGTAAATGAATAGTTGTCATCTGAATGTTTAACAGCTATGTTCCTTTTTACCATTGTAGAACCAACTAACCTTTTTATACTATCTGCATCATTTAACTGCTTATTTGATTTTACAATATCACTCCAAGAACTGTTTTTGATGTAGTCGATTATTTCCTCAATGTGAAAGTCCGAAAACCCTAATTCATCCATAAAATTCTTTCCGTCTTTGTCTAGTTCATAGCAAAAGATTGAGAAGAATATGCTTATATCACGAGAAGTATTTTCATTTGTTTCTTCTGAAATTAGATAATAAAACTCTTGCGTGTTCTTTAATTCAAAACCAAATGACTTATCAAAAAATTCTACATAGAAATCTTGATTCTCCTTTACGATATCAAAATAAGATTCGTCAATGGTTATAAATCTTCCATCCATTAAAGATGTAACTATTTGTTTGTGTTTATTCGGATACATTTTCTTTTTTAGTGATTTTTAGTTTTGGCATTATTAGCTCTCCTTGTTCTGTTTTAAAAGAAATATTTCGGTTCTCTTTGTCTCGCTGTACTTCATAATCTTCTTCAAATATTAAACTGGTAACCATAAAATAATTGTCAAAATCAAAATTCTTGTTTTCATTTTCAAATGCTGTTTTACACCAACTAAAAAAGTCATTTACTGGAAGTTTTGAATTTAGTTGAGATTTGTATTCACTTTTGTTGAAAATCCATTGTTCTACAATATCAGTTTCCTCTTCAATAAATACATCTTCTTCATTTTTAAATTGGTCAAAATACTCTTTTGTGTTTTCGTAAATAAACGGATTGTAGAGATTATCTCTTTTTGTATTAAAAAGCTCTGGTGGTTTAATTTCTTTGTAGCAATTTCCGTTTGTTAAGTATAAGTGAAAACCTTGTAAATACTCACTCTCTGTTCTAATTCTATCAATAAGTGGTAAAAGTTCATTTGTTAATATATTAGATTGTTTAGAGACATCCTTCTCTATTTGCCTCAACAAATTGTAAAGTTTTTCGAACTGTCTTCTTATACTTTCGTCTGTGTAATCAAAACGTTTGTTATTTGAAAATTGAGAGATACTCAACAGTTCATTATATATTGATTGAGAATGGTTAACATCTAAAATATTATTTAATGGAATAATATAATTATCAATTAAATATCTCGCTTTTTGGACTTTCTCTTGATATTCTATTTTTCGAGTATTTGCTTTTAGTTCTCTACTTTCATTTAAAAGGCTTATTGTATTATTTGTCACTGCATTCTTAAACTGATTTATTTCCTTGGAAATAGCTTCTATCCTAGCCAAAAGAAGGTTTTTATCGTTACTTTCTTTTTTGATTTCAAGAAATAATGTTCTTATAGATTGACCGAATTTTTCAATCTCTTCTGGAAGTAAAGGTTTGAATTGTTGAAGAACAAATTCAAATAAGACAAAATATGGTTCATTAATTACATAATCGTCATTTTGTTCAACAAGTAATTTGTGTTCAAAAAGTTGGTTTTCAATATCACTTCCAAATTCTTTAAGTGCATCAGAAACTTGACTTTTTAAGATAATTTCATTCTTAACTTGTATGTCAAAAAGTTGCCTTAGCAAGTCAAAATGAGTTGCCAAAAATTGTAATATGGTTTTTGGTTCTGACTTAAACATTAATTAAAATTTCTTGTTCTAAAAATCTATTTGTTCGAGCAACTTGTTCTCTAATTTGAATAACGAATGAATCTTTTGAGTTTTTTACTGGAATGCTCATTTTTGCTTTGTTCCCTTTTAATGACGCAGAATGTTTGTCAAAAAGTTCATTGTAATTGGATGGTAAATACAATTTAGCATTAGTAAAAACCTCTTTTATTCGTAAATATTCATCAAGTCCATTAAAGTCAAAATCCACAAAAACCAAAACTTCCTTTGCTCTAATTTTTGAAATGGATTCTTTTCCGATTCTACCATATTTATGTAGGTACAAATATTTGTTACCTAAGAGTTTTTCTGCATTTAAGAAAGTTTCTAAATTTTCTACAAAACAGATGTTATCAGCAATAATTGAATTAGGAATTACAGAAAATAAACCAAAATCAAGAGTTTGTTTTTTAATATCTACAAGTTGATTGTTTATTTGAATTGAATTAAAACCTCTTAGCAAGAATATTGGGCTATTATCAATTTTTGTTGCTTTTGAGTTTCTATATTTTTTAATATTCCCAGATTTGCTTTTACTAACATTTAATTCTGGAAAAGATGTTTTAAAAAATTTTTCAAATTCATTTTCTTTACAAACTGTAATTTTGAAACCTCTTCCAAGTTTTAATGATTCTAAAATTTCTGCACGAAGCAAGTTTTGAAAAGTATCAGATTTTAAAACGCTTTTAGGAATTGCTGATTTAGAAACCGATTTGCTTTCAAGTAAAAGTTTATATGTTTTGAAGTCCACTTCTTTCATTACGCTTCAATCGGTTTTCTTAATATAACATTTCCATTCTTTTCACTAACTACGATTTTACCTTTGTTTCTCCTGACTAGATAGTATTTATCAAAACCATCATAAGGATGAAGTGGTGCAGCTGAAATTGGTATAAAATTATGTTCTTTGCAGAAGTTCAAAATTTCAATTCTGTTTGCTTCGTCAATCGTTCCTATTTCATCAACAAACAGGACAATTTTGTTTTCGTCATCTTTTACAACTATTTGATTAATAATAGACATAATTAGAACCAATCGAATCATTTTATCCGTTCCATCAGATTCAATTTGATTTTTCAGGTCAACAACTTTGTGCTGTCCTTTTTTATGTAGATGAAGTTTGATATCAAATAAATCATTAAATGTAATTGTGGTTTGATTATCTAAATATTTATTAAGTGTGTTTAGATTTTCTGACTGGTCATCAAAAATTAGTTCGGACGTTAAATCTCTAATTTGAATGATTTTATTTAAGTCTTTTATGAGTTTCTCGTTTTCTACAATTTCAATTTTTAATGTATCGATATCAGAGATTTTTATTTTCTTAATTTTTGAATTGAATTGATTTGTAATAAATGAGTTAAATTCTTCAAATCTCGAATAAATTGTACGACAAGGATTTGCAAATTGGGTTGATATATTTTTAAGCAAACCATCAATTGCCTTTTGTTTATCTTCTAATGTTACTAATTCAGAACTAACGTGTTTTATAAAATCAGTTTCACTTGCAAAAGATGTTTCTGTTTTGAGCTTTAAGCGTTCAAATAAACTATCTTTTTTGAGTTTGATTTCTCTTCTTTCTTCAAAGTTTCTTTTAAGATTTTTGTAGATATTGTCAAGTGAATCTGTTGATTGATATTCAATAGGTTTAATTCCAAGTTGCTCAAGTTCTACTTTCCAAGTTTGGATTTCTTTGATTCGATTTTCTTTTGTAGTAATTTCTCTATCGTCTTGCCTTATAGACTCATCTAGCTTTCTTATTTCTTCCTCAAGAAGTTTAATATCACTTGTAGATTTCTCTTGTTGTTCTAGTAGCTTACTGAATTCAGCTTTTAATATTTCTAGTTCCTTCTCTAAAGTTGGTAGTTTGTTTAGCTTCTCAATATTATCGGATACATTTTTGATTTTTTTCTTTATTTCTTCTAAATCTTTTTGATGCTTTTCTAAATCTTTAGCAATTGGTAGTAACTTTTCATTGTAAATCTTTTCTTTCTCAAATTCCCTTACTTGTTTTTTTAAATCTTCAATTGAATAAATTGATTTCCCTTTCAAGTCATTAGGTAATTCTATTGCTCCATCAAAAAGTTTCATCAAGTTCTCTATATGATTGATTTTTGAAGAAATATTTTCTGATGGCAGACTGGTTATCTCTGTTGACAGAATTCTATTTAGTAATTCTTTGTTCTCTTGATTATCTGAAATCTGATGAATCAATTGATTTGAATAGCTCTCAACTTGTTTTGTGAGTTTATCGATTTGAGATTTGAATTTTTCAATTTTGCTCTCAATGTCTTTACTGCTTAGATTTTGATGCTCTATTTGAGTTATTTGACTTTCTATTGTTTTTCTTTCAGTATCCAAATTTTCAAGAGATTGTTCCAAAAATTGCAAACTCTCAAACGACTTAACTTCTTTTATCAGTTCATCTTTTTTGTCAATATCTTTCTGTTTCTGCTCCAATTGGGTTTTTATTTTACCCAATTCTTGGTTCAATCTGTCTTTTTTTGGATTTAGGGTTTCATTTAAATAAGTTCGGTTTTTATCTCTTTCTGTTTTCATTTTAGAAACAGAAGTTCCCAACTCAGAATAAAGTGAAGAATATTGTTGGTCAAATGCAAAAATTAATTCAGACAAAATTCCACTTCTTCCTTTGTATTGATTTACCAATTCCTTGAAATCAGTAAAGCTTCGTTGTATGCTTTTGATTACTTTTATATCTCGATTATGCTTTAATAAAGTTTGAATGTCTTTTTGATTTTTCTTTGAAAAAGAAACACTCTCATTTTCTTTGTTATCTGCTATAATTAAAGATTCTTTAAGGGAATCGTTGTTGATTAATTTTGAGTTTATTAAGTACTTGTAGATTTTAGAAAAATTATTGCTAATTCCACGTCCATCTTGATTTACGTTTTGATTTAGCCAAACAACTCCGTTGTTTCTTTTTCCTTTTTGGTATACAAAATTAAAAACCTCTGAACGCTTAGAGAATTTTTTGTACTCAATAGCATTTGTAGTAAATTCAGATAATAATGAGTC
It contains:
- a CDS encoding tyrosine-type recombinase/integrase, giving the protein MITLNDFITFEHDLEHDSEHDLAHKKDFSVPKIYSANGDLSKRWYVRFSFRNPDTGKLERQNNIYGNANNYTNKEDRLALLSRYRRRLLKLLKAGYNPNIDNTEFHKSQLLKTDLKNSLAEKNEKSFVPQIEYPKATSKLKPSETISKTELKEDTPDDLGMPIREALDFSLKIKEKQIGARSHKDYEYTSNALVKWLEENRPKIKSIEQINKKAALDFLNSVLLRSSSRNRNNIRLHLSSLFQTLEDNEIISSNPIKKIPALRSIPKRNKSYTTEEHKKIFDYLKGEDPILLLYIKFISYNLLRPVEVCRLRVRDVNVKDKTLQFKAKNSPLKTKLIPQIILEELPDLSKLNPDAFLFTPIKIGGEWDTADVNKSNYFSKRFKNVVKDHFNLDKDQTLYSFRHTFITILYQSLVKNSSPHAAKSELMGITGHSTMDALEKYLRDIDAVLPKDYSKHLNND
- a CDS encoding aminotransferase class IV, translated to MINFNGNLIENLNFISSENRGYKYGDALFETLKVVHGKILFWEDHYFRLMASMRIMRMEIPMNFTMEYLESEILKTVKANQLSKATARVRINVDRGEGGKYLPKKKNINYSINAEILKQDFYALSNASSYTVDLFKDYFVSPGLLSTLKTNNKAINVLGSIYAEENELENCLLLNTDKKVIEALNGNLFLISGENIKTPPLEDGCLKGIMRKQIIDVVLNSGDYVLDESSISPFELQKSDELFVTNVIVGIQPILKYRKKEYVTKISEDILKRLNTKIRLG
- a CDS encoding ATP-binding protein, which encodes MLKRLIILNSDIYSKADIELDNCNSLQIVGPNNIGKSTLIYALNFLFIIDGREMTFSGNRTGDKTTFNHYFPSINSSFIIFEIFKNRYYSILVKKNAEGNLDYYKIDSEYKEELYFTETNSGQKIRKFDSLLSEFTTNAIEYKKFSKRSEVFNFVYQKGKRNNGVVWLNQNVNQDGRGISNNFSKIYKYLINSKLINNDSLKESLIIADNKENESVSFSKKNQKDIQTLLKHNRDIKVIKSIQRSFTDFKELVNQYKGRSGILSELIFAFDQQYSSLYSELGTSVSKMKTERDKNRTYLNETLNPKKDRLNQELGKIKTQLEQKQKDIDKKDELIKEVKSFESLQFLEQSLENLDTERKTIESQITQIEHQNLSSKDIESKIEKFKSQIDKLTKQVESYSNQLIHQISDNQENKELLNRILSTEITSLPSENISSKINHIENLMKLFDGAIELPNDLKGKSIYSIEDLKKQVREFEKEKIYNEKLLPIAKDLEKHQKDLEEIKKKIKNVSDNIEKLNKLPTLEKELEILKAEFSKLLEQQEKSTSDIKLLEEEIRKLDESIRQDDREITTKENRIKEIQTWKVELEQLGIKPIEYQSTDSLDNIYKNLKRNFEERREIKLKKDSLFERLKLKTETSFASETDFIKHVSSELVTLEDKQKAIDGLLKNISTQFANPCRTIYSRFEEFNSFITNQFNSKIKKIKISDIDTLKIEIVENEKLIKDLNKIIQIRDLTSELIFDDQSENLNTLNKYLDNQTTITFNDLFDIKLHLHKKGQHKVVDLKNQIESDGTDKMIRLVLIMSIINQIVVKDDENKIVLFVDEIGTIDEANRIEILNFCKEHNFIPISAAPLHPYDGFDKYYLVRRNKGKIVVSEKNGNVILRKPIEA
- a CDS encoding condensin complex protein MksE, which codes for MYPNKHKQIVTSLMDGRFITIDESYFDIVKENQDFYVEFFDKSFGFELKNTQEFYYLISEETNENTSRDISIFFSIFCYELDKDGKNFMDELGFSDFHIEEIIDYIKNSSWSDIVKSNKQLNDADSIKRLVGSTMVKRNIAVKHSDDNYSFTKAYKFFIDFARELLKSEPNNAKA
- a CDS encoding START-like domain-containing protein codes for the protein MEDKVKIEMEFVIHASPQLLYQYISTPSGLSEWFADNVNSRGEFFTFIWDGSEEKAKLVSKKSGERIKFRWMSDDEEGNSYFFEIRIQVDEITKDVSIIVTDFTDEDEVEEAKMLWDNQISDLKQVLGSA